A segment of the Lolium perenne isolate Kyuss_39 chromosome 3, Kyuss_2.0, whole genome shotgun sequence genome:
GATGTCACACCTctatatttttgaattctaaacaattacttaagtaaacaacaatgaatatatatatataaataataataatataaatttgaaaaacaattaaatgattttttgtctttttatttaatatggaataattaatatcagtaaatgcgaatttggcaaataatatgtctaaattgatcaggaaaatgagaggaaaacaaatatgatatccatatcatcttttgaacctacaaagttaacttacccaaaaatcatgagcattagatcaagTACATCTAGTTTAAATTTGACTGACTTTATCGAAAATAAGGTGAAAAATGGCCTCGACATGGCATAGTCTGCCGAAACAAGGTCATATTTGGAACGTGTGtggaccctaggatgggaagcaagaccccggacACGGATTTCTAATTCGACCCACAGACtaccatcttttcatttttagcgtgcccaaacgatttttatttgtgaagcagctatatggggcgcattttagtatgacgtgaaacctctgtgcgatgatagtagaccacctatgcaccacctatcacatgatatgtgcacgcgttagctttttgggaacccatgcggcttccggcggtgtcccgccgaatacgctggaaagtgaccggatttgaactaggggtcaactatccgtcgctccagaaatgTCGGAAAAATTATTTTTAGTTCAAAaacgcatcattatatgtgctaatttttgtccgtttagtttgttcgctaatgggtgcacccgcacgcccggtacggcgataccgcatgtcccgggggtcctgttttggccagatgacaatttaaacgaagtcaaaaaatctcacggagccgcgtgacgtcattttatatgtcatagtaactattccgtttgtcaaaactgggatacgacaataattttgaaaaacccttcacaaaaagggctatcacgttcggagttctatggatttcaggggaaatgaggtggaaAACGGCCTcgacatggcatagtttgcctaaacgagatcatatttggcacgtgtgtggaccctaggatgggaagcaagaccccggacgcagatttctaatccgacccacggacTACCatattttcatttttagcgtgcccaaacggtttttatttgtgaagcaacTACATGGAGCACATTTTAGTATCACGTGAAACCTctgtgcgatgatagtagaccacctatgcaccacctatcacatgacatgtgcatgcgttagctttttgggaacccatacggcttccggcggtgtcccgccgaatccgctggaaagtgaccggatttgaactaggggtcaactatccgtcgctccagaaatttCGGAAAAATTATTTTTACTTCAACAAcacatcattatatgtgctaatctttgttcgtttagtttgttcgcgaatgggtgcacccgcacgcccggtacggcgataccgcatgtcccggtgctcctgttttggccagatggcaatttgaacgaagtccaaaaatcccacggagccgcgtgacatcattttatatgtcatagtaactattccgtttgttaaaactgggatacgacaattatttcGAAAAatccttcacgaaaagggctatcacgtagggagttctatggatttcaggggaaatgaggtgggaaacggcctcgacatggcatagtttgccaAAACGAGATCATATTTGACACGTGTGTGGGTCCTAGGATGGGAAGTAAGACCCCGGACGcgcatttctaatccgacccatgaGCGGCAATATTTTCATTTTTGGCGTGTGTGAAAGTCATGAAAACTCGAACATTATAGCTCATTTCTAAGAAGATTTATTTACGTATTTGAAATATTccattttttatatttttctatgatagatcttgtttttctgcaaaatttgatatattatacttatttttctcaattagaatgatttagttatgctttTTTGAAGACTGTCGTGCAGAAATAGGAAAAAGCTATGCCGACGGTTATACCGTCGGCACAGActggtcctgtgccgacggccagaactgtgccgacggtgaccgtcggcacaacCGGCCTGTACCGACGACCATTTTAACGCCGACGGCCATCCTTGTTACCGCGGTCCGGAGGCTTCTGCGCCGACGGCCCTgatatttggccgtcggcacacacGACAGCCGTCGGCACATCTGTGCTCTCCCGTAGTGGATGGGAAAGGCTGGTTAAACGGGGTAACATGTAGAGTAATGCACAGGTAGATGGTAAAAAGAGGAAAAACTTAAATGAGGGTTCTTTTTAACAGTAGGCACAAACAGGGATTGAGAAGTGGAACTTACTCAGAATATATAGGTACAGATTTCTTTTCCCCTTCCCTGTGGGAATCAAATTGTGTTTACGCGAATTTTCTGCATTACAAATGATCCCAAGACATCTTTTTTCTTAAGCTTCAAAAAATCCGATCACCAAAATAATTGAAACACTAGGTGAAGAAAGTTGAGAACTAAGTGAAGGAAGCATCCCGTATGATATCATAAATGAACACGACTTGCTGAAAAAAGGCAAACAAACTGCCGATCCAATCTGGCCTTCATCTGAGAATGAACAGAAAACCAAAACTATAAGCGGTTAATTGTCAATATGTAAAGTTCGTGCAAGAATGAGGGAAATACGTGCAGGTAACAACGACGATATTTATCTTGTCGATCACATAGATCTGAGATAATGAAAATGCTGGATCAAGAAACTTGAGAACTGAATGGAGAGTCCGAGCAAAAAATCGTAGTGACTAATAGTGTCATGaaattcttctgaataaaagaaaGAGATTGTAGCTGACCATCACACTGCATTAAGTGCACGATAACACATCGTCAGATGCTTGACATGTGGAACCTGACTGTCATTAGCATCTTCATCAAATCATCTATCAGAACATAATCGATATGATTACGATAAAACACTGTTGTTAAGACCCTGTCAATCCCTAACCAATGCAATAATGGCCAGGAAGGCAGGAAATGATGCAGGGAGATGCTGTGTCATGCACTGGTCGGTGTCTTGAATGCAGAGAAGAAAAAACAGTGAGAGCATGTGGTCCTAAGATCTAGAGATTTTTAGGTTCCAGTCGTGCAAAACCAAGGTCACATCACAGTTTCGACCATGTGAGAACTCcattactttagttgttgacaaTTGGTACAGTGCCATATATTCTATGAGCTAAACAAGTCAGAATGAAGATACAAGTATGGCTGCTTGATAGCACATTAATAGTATTCAGCTCATGAATCAACGCCAACACGGCAACGCTGTACCATGATTTGTTTCCTTCCCTAGAAATATATGAACTAATTGGTGTCTCAAGTATGGCCATGATGAAGCTTGAAATATTACAGAACCGTTTTGGCCTCCTCTAGTCTCCGAGGTGACCAACTCCTGATCTCCACCGGCCATGCATTGGTCTCCTCTCTTTCAGCTCGCCGCTCCAGCGGTATGAGGGAGGAGTGACCTCTATTCTCCGTTCTGGACTAGTGTCTAGAGTTAGGGTTTGTTCGCTGTGGTGCATTgttggggtggtgggagcggCTCACGAGCAAGTAAATCTGCCTCAACTTTACTCCACATCGGCGTCTTGGAGTTGATGGCAACGTGTGGTTGTCGACCCTTCAGATCGGCGGCTTGATATTCTTGTCGTTTTTCAGATCTGGCGAGATTAGTTTCTCAGTGTTCCGTTGGCTTTCCTCGTAATCCATGGCggcgctagggcatggcgaggtggATGCTCTGGAACGATGATGTAGGTCCAAAGGTAGTGAACCTGTCATTATTCCTCGACTTCGTCGATGGGATGCGGTTGATCTTGGTCCAAGACAATACAGAGACATCCCCTGGTTGATGTGGCACAACGACATGTGCTTGCAACAGCTCATCGGCTCACAAGGCCTCCTTGGCTacggtgtttttttttttttttttggatctgATAATGGTGGAGGCTCGGTGTCTCTTTCAACGTGTGTCTAGGCAGCGTCGGAGTTTCGCGGCAGCGAGTGTAGGAAAATATAGGGATGGTTCTATTATTTTTCTACCCTTTAGGGTTCTATCTACAAAGTTTTCAATACAAATGTTTTGTTCTGGTCTGTCTGGTTACCAAGTTtgtatgtaacttttttctattAATGAAATACACCATTGCTCTCAAAAAATATATACCATCTAACATGAATACTTAAGAACTTTTAGAACATGTTAAAATAACACTTTAGGGGGACTCAGAAGTCAGAAAGACATAATACTGGCAATTTTAAAAAAAAGGTAAGATTTCTGCTTCTGGGGTTCTACACCACGGTCATGCAAGTGAATCCCAAAAGAATCAGTAAGCATGGGGTGTGTCCTGTGTATGTTTCGGTGAGCATGGCAGTCGATTCTGTACTTCTGTACTTCCGTGGGATCACATTCCAGCAGAATAAAATCTACAGATTCTTGCACACCATCTAGTTATGCATGCATTATTCTCACTTCTCAGTTCCATTCCCATGTGACTCTCGAGCATAGATCTTAAATTAAAACCACCAGGATCGCCAATTCATGGAGTCCCATATCATTAAATTTTTGATTGAGTTAGGCCAAGGACGTGAGGGGCATTACCTGCCTCGCAAACTTTGAGTTGCTTTCTCTTCCGTCTGCAACAAAAAATAATCAATAAAATCACATGAATTTAATGCGCATAAGAGAAGATGCTCATCTATTAGTTTCTTCTCCTGTTAAGAATCAGATACACATCTTTTTCTTTGGCATCAAGATTGAATAAGAAAAATATATTAACATTGATATAATTTCAGACTTGACTCCAGTATTTAGTGATTTTCCAATCACATCACGTATGGCCACATTCTGTACTCTGTGTACTGGTGCAGTAATAATACTGCAATAAAAAAAAAACTGAAGCGAACTGCCTACAGAATTACATCATTATAGAGCCAAGGGTAGCAAAAGGACTCCTGatcacatgaaggaatatgtAACTCACAGCACCAGGCGACCTTCACAAGAAACAAACCTAAATTGCATTGTTTCTCCTCATTACCATGACTCCAAGGTTCTTAAATGTCATGATTCCAAAATTACAAGCtgtttggcatatagttttgacTATGAGACTATATGCGAAGATCACTACAAACCTGTCAATGAACTATTTACATGAGAACCAAAGACAAATAGAACACAGGCCGCTGAACTAAGCTAGAACTCTGAATTTCTGACACTTTTTTCATCAAGAAGAAACCAGACCATCTACAGCATCAGGAGCAGTAGCAGATTCGATTAATCTCTCGAAATCAATAATGGTCGACTGAAAATTGAACTGATACCCACTTTGCATCCATGATTTTATACACATTGTAGCCTGCATGCTACTGAGAGGAAGGCAGTACTGCTGCTTGTGGATACTGTCCCCTTTGCTTGTGAACAGTTCTTCAGGATCCAATGAGGTCCCTTGGATTGCCAGAAAATCACGGGCCATCAAAGAGAGCCGTGGGTAACGGGAGGAGTGCCCCCTCCACCATTCAAGAGCATCAGTGGAAATTGGTGCAGGGGGCTCAGCGAGATACTGAGTAAGCTCATCAGCGGCAGTGCTCATGCTCACACGACGGCGTTTACGAATAATCTCTTCAGCAAAGGAGAATGCTCCACCATCATCAGCACTGTCTTGGATGCTGTAGCCATTTCCAGCAGCTTGGAAGATGCTGCTGTAGTCTCTCACAAAATGGTCCCTTGCATCCTCCAAGTTGCTTGGGGAGTTGAGGGCGTCAGGGATGAGCTCTCCTTtgatccttggatcaagaattgCAGCTGTGAAGGTGTAGATGTTGTAAGCTTGAGATGTGAAGTCAAGAGCTGTCTTGGACATGTCTCTGGCAATGTTCTCAAATAATTTTTGGTGGCTGCTGTTATGGCAGATATTGATCAACTCAAAGACATGGTCCATGAAGAAGAACACTAGGCCAACTGTTGGTAATTTGCAAGTGCAAAGGTTGGTCGTAGTTTTATAGAATGGTTCAAGGTATGAGTGCAACGAATTGACTACTGACTTCTCCTCAGCGCTCAGAACCCAGTCCCTTGGTCCAAATATGTCTTCAAATTTCTTGATGGTGTTATCCATCGCATTAGGGGCCTACAGGAAAAAGGTTTAAAAGATGAAAATTGGAACTATCAACCATGATGGAAAATGGGATGCAGCTATGGACCTGTGCAGTACCTTCTTTACTACATCAAGCATATTGTAATTGCCATTCCAAGTTATCGAATGATCAAATGGGAGTTTCCACGAGCCCTCTTGGTAAACTTCAGCCCAGTGCTTAAAATCCTCCATCATCACCTGGCTCGAATTGGTCTCGAGAATAAACGCACGGGTCTTGTACAAAAGTGACTTCACATGTTTCAGGCCATCTTCTATGATGATCTCCAACGTCCTCGCAGCACAGGGGATGTAGCAGAAGGGGAGCTTACGAGACTCGAGCTCCTGCCTGAGCTCATGACAAGCTTGGATCGCATGTTGGCTGTTATTATGTGTGCAAGCAAGGATCTTCAAATCAATGTTAAACTCCCGCAAGACAGTCAACAGAACACGCAGAACCTCGGCCCCGGTGCACTGGTACCGAATCTGGCACACGTCAAGCAGGACTTTCTGCGAGACCCAACTTTCATCAATCCATTGACACTTGACAGACAAGTACACAATCTGCTCGTAAGAGGTCCAGAAGTCGAGCGCGATGGAGAGCCGGGACCGGACACGCTGCAGCGACGCCTTGACGTCCTCCTTCATGCTCTTGAACACCTGGAGGGTGATCTCCTGAGCCTTCTCCTTCGGCCAAAGCCTGACAGAAGGGCTCAGGTACCTGCAACTGTCGGCGAAGGTGCTGTCCTCGAGGGCGGAGGGCGGAAAGGAGGAGCTGATGAGCCACCGGAGAAGCAACCAGTTTACGTAGTCGACATCGACAGCCGGCTTCGGTTTAGGCTGCGCACGAAGAACTTTTGGTTGAGCCTGGGCCTGAACCTGAACCTGGACTTGAGGCTGTTGCGGTTGCGCGTGCGGTCGAGCTCGCATCGGAGGGTGAGGTTTCTTGTTCCTCGCGAACATGCTGACAATGGTGCTCTGGGTAGGGTCACCTTGAAATTGATCGGCGAGCTGGTCGTATCCGGGGTGCCGGTTGTTCAGATGCTTCCCCAGATTCCCTGTAACACAACAGCGCAGCACATTACCACTGGATGTACATCTATGTTCACTGCTCGCAGTTCAGAGAGTACAAACAAAACAGCTGCTGAATTCTGCAGCGAACATGTTTAAGTCACGGAACAAATGTGCATACTAGGAGTTGTAAGCTTTTTAGTTCTGAAAATTCAAAAAAGTTTGAGTTTTGATGTGTGCTCGATTTTACCGATGGCGGTGGTGAGGCAGTACAAACTAATTAAACAGCTAcctaattcgcaaaaaaaaattaaacagCTACCGAATTCTGCACCAAACACGTATTAATCAAGGAACAAATGTGTATGCTAGGGGGCATTGTTCTTGGTAAGCTAAGGTTCTGAAAATGCAACCAAAAGAGGCAGGGTTTTTTTTTGAATCGGAACACTAGGATTCCATTACTCACTGGACGCAGCAAAATCGCTGGCCAGAACAGCACTTACAACAAATGGGGCAGCCTCAGCTAAATAAACGAACGAGTCTGGCTCACTTGAGGCGCCCAAAGCAGCCAGTTCATGAGCTGCCTTGTTACATGCCCGAGGGCTGAAACTACTCATACAGGAATCGAAATTTAAGCGCATAAAAGCCCTAGCGTCCTTGAAGATAGCACCAGCAGCCGTGCGATCAAATCTGTTTGTGGACAGGGCTTCGGTTAGAATGGTTGAGTCAGTCTCGATATGAATCCTCGTCATGCCCCAAGTCGCAGCGGCGTGGTACACACCTCATTAGCCGAGCTCGCCTTGTCACCGGCATTCACCTTGTTCCTAGCACTCCACCACTGCTAACACAGGATCAGGGCACAGAGTTTTTGTTCAATGTTCAATTCAAGGATGGCCCAGACAACTTCTCTGGCATTTGCACATCCGCAGAGGCTGAGCCGAATGTCCTCGAGCTCAAGAGTCCTCCAGCAAGCTTTCATCACCTTGCAGTTGAGGAAGGTTTGGGCACCCACTTCATCGCTTGTTTGACACATCGGGCAGATGGTGGTCTCAAGCTCAATACCCCTCCTATTGATGTTCATTCACAGCGGTAGACTATGATGAGCAAGTCGCCAGGCAAACTGTTTGACTTTCATAAGGCAAGGCAGAGCCTAGATCCTTTCCCAAATGGGGTCTGGTTGGCTTGATTCCTTAGGCAGGCCAGAGGACGCACGAGTGCAGGCAACATGGAGCTTATATGCCGACTTCACCAAGAACAAAAAAGGCTGCTGAATTCTGCAGCAAACATGTTTAATTCAAGCAACAAATGTGCATACTAGGAGTTGGAAGCTAAGGTTCTGAAAATTCAAAAAAGTTTGGGTTTTAATGTGTGCTCGATTTTACCGATGGCGGTGGGTGAGGCAGTACAAACTAATTAAACAGCTACCGAATTCAAGAAAAACTAAACAGCTAGTACCCAATTCTGCACCGAACATGTACCAATCAAGGAACAAATGCGCATACTAGGAGGCATTGTTCTTGCTAAGCTAAGGTTCTGAAAATGCAACCAAAAGAGACTGGGTTTTATATGTGTGCAGAGTTTTACCGGTGGCGGTGGTGAGGCAGTAGCTCTTGCCGCAGAGCGTGCAGGCGCGGCTCTTGCCGTCAGGCGCCGTCTCGAAGAAGGTGAGGTAGAGGGACTtcatcgtcttcttcttcttgggctTGCCCCCCTCCATGCCGTCGCCGGCGACCGGCAGGGGAGTCATGTCAGCCATCCCGACCGAAGGAGCTCGGGAATGTCAGCAGAGCGCGCGTGGgtgaggagcgagcgagcgagccgaTGGGTCGGTAGCGGCGGCGAGGAGCCGAGCCGGCAGAGAGGGAAGGGGGTTTGGGAGGcgagccggcgccggcgccgatcGGGACGGGGGTGGGAGGGGAGCGAGGCTGGCTCGCAGCTAGGGTTTGGTTGGGTCCGAGCTCGAGTTGAGTTTTGGGCTGGGTTCGGAAGGGGCCGGCTCGATCGCCAGCCGGCTTCCTTCCTTCCTTCTCTGGCGAGCCACTCTGCTAATGCTAGTGGTGCCAGCTGCAGCTAATCTTGtatgttaatttttttttttgtttcttttttctttgagGAGCAGATTTTATAAAGCCAAAAAATGAGGGAAAAAACATCAGATCGAAATTTTAATAATCAATACTTTCTTCGATCATAAATAAATGTATTAGATTTGTCTAAAATTTGGTCTATCCAATGTCCTGCCAACAATTTAACAAGCTCGGTGGTGTACAGAAAGAAATAGATAGAGATTTGGTCAGCTTCGGTCTAAAATCCAATGAAAAATCGTAGAAATGTTAAAAGAAAACCATTGTCGAAATTGTTACAGGTACAAAGCGTGTCTACTCTAGATGCCTACTTGGCGGTTTTCCTCCATGTTTTCAATCATATATTTACTTCGCATTCCCTCAAAAAAAATTACTTgccatttttaatttattttttaaaacaaaagaaTGAGCGGGGAATTTAATTAAGAAAAATATTTGAGACAAAAGAAAACTGTACCAATGTATAATAAATAAAAATGAATGGTTATTTTGGCCTGCTAGATTTCAAGGTCAATGTGTTTCCATGAATCCCGCTCCCACTATTGTGCCAAGAGCCCATGGACTTGCTTCCAACTCTGTTGAACACGGTGACAACCACCATGCTCTCGCTACCAGGCCACCAGCCCATCCACTTTGTAGGGTGTAAAGTATAATCCTACCTAAGTTCCACGTTTAATACATTTTGCTTTTACTGGTGTAAATTTTGACATAAATTTTAAACTAGGAAAGGTAAAATACACTAAAAGTGAGATCCCAGGATTCCACCTTGACAACCTACCACTTTGCTTCCTTGTATATAGTGAGAGTGGGAACATGAGAGAGTGTGTGAATCCGATGCCATCAGAGCAGACCATCCCCGATCGTGTGTCCCAAACTGATTTTTCTGTTTGCTACGGGTTAATATGTTGTTCAGCGTTATTAGAGCATCCCTGATCCATGGGAAGCGTGGTGGGTTTAACGGACATGGGCCGTTGACGACGTGGCTCTTGGCGGGCCACGCCTGTCTTAGACACAACCATAGACAACCGCATTTTCCTAATTGTACCATGGTTCCCGAGGTTGTGGAGGCAGGTGAGACTCCTCGTCGACATTACGCCTCCCCATGCGATGGCACTAATGCACACCGCTCCTTTCCTCCCTTGCTCCCCTGCCTTCCGCCTTTTTTCCTATGTCGTCTCTGGCTATGGAAGCTCGACCATCGCATGACGAGCCTCACACTCGCGCATCCGTCACCACCTCGCTGCCTCAACCCACGATGAGTAGGccgttaggtttagtttaaatttagcttTTTTAGTGTTTCTGTCGAATTTGAGTGTCTTCATTTTACCCGTTTGGGGGACACCAGCCCCCACCACACACAAAAAAGGGGCAACGCACGCCGGCATGCAACCGTTGAAAAAGAGTCACCATATGCATTATGTTTACTGAATATTTCTACataaataattatgctacttgTTAGTTGGTTGTGTTTTTTTATATCTAAAATGAAAGTTTGTGGTTTTATATATGGTACAAAAAAACAGAGGGAGTGCCATTTTGCCGAAAGCAACTAGCGTGCCAACACTATGCACCTTCTTTCCGATATTTCCgtaagaagaagaaaaaactaTGCACCTTTTGTAGACGAAGAAGTAGTAAATCATGCACTTGTTCTCTTATCTTGATGTGGTGTGCTGTGTCAGTCAAATTCTGATAAAACTACAGAAGATGTTTGTACAAAGGCAAGGCTAGCAAGCAAGCAAGGGATCGATGACTCCAGCAGAGGAACAGCATGGCCAGTACAGGCCGGCTCGATCTGCCGCTCCCTATGACAAAACCCATCCTATGATCAACACTGTTCTTCTTTCTATTCTTTCTTTTTTCCTTGTATCATTTCCTCCTCTTTGACGAAGATCTCCTCCATATCACGCCCAGCGGCAGCGTGAAGATCGGGAACGGGATCTTGGGCGCCGGAACGCTGTAAAAGTTCAGAAATGTTAACAACAAAACCTCTCATCGTCTGCATCATCAGCATCGATATTTTGGGTAGGGGGCTCTGGCTTACTGCAATCTGATGGTCTCGATCTGGATGAGCTCCGCCTCCATGAACCCGTGCCGCGCCGTGGCGTTCTGCCGGATGGCCAGGACCCTGCACCCCAGGCTGCTCACTCCGGCGGACGGGCTCGGCGCGCTGAGAGTTGGACAACGCAAGAACACGCAGAAATTCAGACATATAtatatttcttggttgttgatTGTTGGGACCAAGAATTAGTAGTACCTGTAGATGAAGCTCTTGTCGTGGATGCCGAGCACGAGCGTGGTGGCTTTGAGCtggcccaccgccgccgccaccgtctcCCCGAGCTCCCCCTCCCGCACCACGATCTCCACCTTCGCCTATGTACACGCGCGCGTTCCCCGCCATCAGCTCAGCTCACAAACCAATCAACCATGGACGACAACGACAGAGAGAAATTCACTGGTTTACCGTACCTCAGCGATGCCGTTG
Coding sequences within it:
- the LOC127340746 gene encoding uncharacterized protein; the protein is METQRVAVLVEDAPASRAALQWAVRNFIRGGDSIALLHVCPPSRSRRRRRGLRLRGFQLALAFKDLCNGIAEAKVEIVVREGELGETVAAAVGQLKATTLVLGIHDKSFIYSAPSPSAGVSSLGCRVLAIRQNATARHGFMEAELIQIETIRLHVPAPKIPFPIFTLPLGVIWRRSSSKRRK
- the LOC127340747 gene encoding putative AC transposase, coding for MADMTPLPVAGDGMEGGKPKKKKTMKSLYLTFFETAPDGKSRACTLCGKSYCLTTATGNLGKHLNNRHPGYDQLADQFQGDPTQSTIVSMFARNKKPHPPMRARPHAQPQQPQVQVQVQAQAQPKVLRAQPKPKPAVDVDYVNWLLLRWLISSSFPPSALEDSTFADSCRYLSPSVRLWPKEKAQEITLQVFKSMKEDVKASLQRVRSRLSIALDFWTSYEQIVYLSVKCQWIDESWVSQKVLLDVCQIRYQCTGAEVLRVLLTVLREFNIDLKILACTHNNSQHAIQACHELRQELESRKLPFCYIPCAARTLEIIIEDGLKHVKSLLYKTRAFILETNSSQVMMEDFKHWAEVYQEGSWKLPFDHSITWNGNYNMLDVVKKAPNAMDNTIKKFEDIFGPRDWVLSAEEKSVVNSLHSYLEPFYKTTTNLCTCKLPTVGLVFFFMDHVFELINICHNSSHQKLFENIARDMSKTALDFTSQAYNIYTFTAAILDPRIKGELIPDALNSPSNLEDARDHFVRDYSSIFQAAGNGYSIQDSADDGGAFSFAEEIIRKRRRVSMSTAADELTQYLAEPPAPISTDALEWWRGHSSRYPRLSLMARDFLAIQGTSLDPEELFTSKGDSIHKQQYCLPLSSMQATMCIKSWMQSGYQFNFQSTIIDFERLIESATAPDAVDGLVSS